The following are encoded together in the Glycine soja cultivar W05 chromosome 5, ASM419377v2, whole genome shotgun sequence genome:
- the LOC114412257 gene encoding two-component response regulator-like APRR2 isoform X2 yields the protein MVFSANDLQEWKDFPKGLKVLLLERDNISAAEIRAKLEAMDYNVSTFCEENEALSAISSGLESFHIAIVEVSSSSGQGGFKFLENAKDLPTIMTSNNHCLNTMMKCIALGAVEFLRKPLSEDKLRNIWQHVVHKAFNARASILSESLKPVKESVVSMLQLQTDDEQHESRVSRDIEKVSRFVDNDHELSSGNDKYPAPSTPQLRQGTRLLDDGDCQEQTNCSTGKESGEHEGESKSVETTCGNLNAESTPQQRKSEITLVREEVESTPQQRKSEITLVKEEVDIVDASKGESVASPHTQKRKVLSNTDRNTKALIKVGVHSDSCEIRGNQKKIKVDWTPELHKTFVKAVEQLGIDQAIPSRILELMKVEGLTRHNVASHLQKYRMHKRQILPKEERKWLNLRERSYCVKRPIMAFPPYHSNHTLPLPPVYPMWGQSGSPTAGMQIWGSPGYPFWHTTAENWHWKPFPGMHADAWGCPVLPLPPPQTPGFPYSQNMPSLLNADAVDHTFTMPQSSFEHYPA from the exons ATGGTTTTCTCTGCCAATGATTTACAAGAATGGAAAGATTTTCCCAAAGGGCTCAAGGTTCTTCTCCTTGAGAGAGACAACATTTCTGCTGCCGAGATAAGGGCAAAGCTTGAAGCCATGGACTACAATG TTTCTACATTCTGTGAGGAGAATGAAGCCTTGTCAGCAATCTCAAGTGGACTCGAAAGCTTCCACATTGCCATAGTGGAG GTGAGTTCAAGCAGTGGCCAGGGAGGTTTCAAATTTCTTGAGAATGCCAAGGACTTGCCAACCATTA TGACTTCAAACAATCATTGCTTGAACACCATGATGAAGTGCATAGCG cttGGTGCAGTTGAGTTCCTCAGAAAACCACTATCTGAGGACAAGCTCAGAAATATCTGGCAGCATGTGGTTCACAAG GCATTCAATGCCAGGGCAAGCATCCTGTCTGAATCACTTAAACCTGTCAAAGAATCTGTAGTGTCCATGTTGCAGCTCCAAACAGACGATGAACAACATGAAAGTAGAGTATCCAGGGATATAGAGAAAGTATCCCGCTTTGTTGATAATGATCATGAGTTGTCTTCTGGAAATGATAAATATCCAGCTCCTTCAACCCCACAATTGAGACAAGGGACGAGATTGTTGGATGATGGTGATTGCCAAGAGCAGACTAATTGCTCCACAGGAAAAGAAAGTGGGGAACATGAAGGAGAATCTAAATCTGTCGAAACTACATGTGGTAATTTGAATGCTGAAAGTACTCCTCAACAAAGGAAATCTGAAATTACTTTGGTTAGGGAGGAAGTTGAAAGTACTCCTCAACAAAGGAAATCTGAAATTACTTTGGTTAAGGAGGAAGTGGATATTGTTGATGCTTCCAAGGGTGAGAGTGTTGCTTCTCCACatacacaaaaaagaaaagttctAAGCAACACTGACAGAAATACAAAAGCTTTAATCAAAGTAGGTGTTCATAGTGATTCATGTGAGATAAGAGGAAAtcagaaaaagataaaa GTAGACTGGACACCTGAGCTGCACAAAACGTTTGTGAAGGCAGTGGAGCAACTAGGCATTGATCAAGCCATTCCTTCTCGAATATTGGAATTAATGAAAGTGGAGGGCTTGACAAGGCATAATGTGGCAAGCCATCTCCAG AAGTATAGAATGCATAAGAGACAAATCTTGCCCAAGGAAGAACGAAAATGGTTGAATCTAAGAGAAAGGAGCTATTGTGTTAAAAGACCAATTATGGCATTTCCTCCATATCATTCTAATCACACCCTTCCTCTGCCTCCTGTATATCCTATGTGGGGACAATCTGGCAGTCCAACGGCTGGCATGCAGATTTGGGGCTCTCCAGGTTATCCCTTTTGGCATACTACTGCTGAAAATTGGCACTGGAAACCATTTCCAGGg ATGCATGCAGATGCATGGGGCTGTCCAGTGTTACCATTACCACCTCCTCAAACTCCTGGTTTTCCCTACTCTCAG AATATGCCTTCGTTGCTCAATGCTGATGCAGTGGATCACACATTTACCATGCCACAAAGTTCCTTCGAGCATTATCCG GCCTGA
- the LOC114412257 gene encoding two-component response regulator-like APRR2 isoform X1: MVFSANDLQEWKDFPKGLKVLLLERDNISAAEIRAKLEAMDYNVSTFCEENEALSAISSGLESFHIAIVEVSSSSGQGGFKFLENAKDLPTIMTSNNHCLNTMMKCIALGAVEFLRKPLSEDKLRNIWQHVVHKAFNARASILSESLKPVKESVVSMLQLQTDDEQHESRVSRDIEKVSRFVDNDHELSSGNDKYPAPSTPQLRQGTRLLDDGDCQEQTNCSTGKESGEHEGESKSVETTCGNLNAESTPQQRKSEITLVREEVESTPQQRKSEITLVKEEVDIVDASKGESVASPHTQKRKVLSNTDRNTKALIKVGVHSDSCEIRGNQKKIKVDWTPELHKTFVKAVEQLGIDQAIPSRILELMKVEGLTRHNVASHLQKYRMHKRQILPKEERKWLNLRERSYCVKRPIMAFPPYHSNHTLPLPPVYPMWGQSGSPTAGMQIWGSPGYPFWHTTAENWHWKPFPGMHADAWGCPVLPLPPPQTPGFPYSQNMPSLLNADAVDHTFTMPQSSFEHYPAEEVVDKVVKEAISKPWLPLPLGLKPPSPDSVLAELSRQGISNIPPKGSNSC; this comes from the exons ATGGTTTTCTCTGCCAATGATTTACAAGAATGGAAAGATTTTCCCAAAGGGCTCAAGGTTCTTCTCCTTGAGAGAGACAACATTTCTGCTGCCGAGATAAGGGCAAAGCTTGAAGCCATGGACTACAATG TTTCTACATTCTGTGAGGAGAATGAAGCCTTGTCAGCAATCTCAAGTGGACTCGAAAGCTTCCACATTGCCATAGTGGAG GTGAGTTCAAGCAGTGGCCAGGGAGGTTTCAAATTTCTTGAGAATGCCAAGGACTTGCCAACCATTA TGACTTCAAACAATCATTGCTTGAACACCATGATGAAGTGCATAGCG cttGGTGCAGTTGAGTTCCTCAGAAAACCACTATCTGAGGACAAGCTCAGAAATATCTGGCAGCATGTGGTTCACAAG GCATTCAATGCCAGGGCAAGCATCCTGTCTGAATCACTTAAACCTGTCAAAGAATCTGTAGTGTCCATGTTGCAGCTCCAAACAGACGATGAACAACATGAAAGTAGAGTATCCAGGGATATAGAGAAAGTATCCCGCTTTGTTGATAATGATCATGAGTTGTCTTCTGGAAATGATAAATATCCAGCTCCTTCAACCCCACAATTGAGACAAGGGACGAGATTGTTGGATGATGGTGATTGCCAAGAGCAGACTAATTGCTCCACAGGAAAAGAAAGTGGGGAACATGAAGGAGAATCTAAATCTGTCGAAACTACATGTGGTAATTTGAATGCTGAAAGTACTCCTCAACAAAGGAAATCTGAAATTACTTTGGTTAGGGAGGAAGTTGAAAGTACTCCTCAACAAAGGAAATCTGAAATTACTTTGGTTAAGGAGGAAGTGGATATTGTTGATGCTTCCAAGGGTGAGAGTGTTGCTTCTCCACatacacaaaaaagaaaagttctAAGCAACACTGACAGAAATACAAAAGCTTTAATCAAAGTAGGTGTTCATAGTGATTCATGTGAGATAAGAGGAAAtcagaaaaagataaaa GTAGACTGGACACCTGAGCTGCACAAAACGTTTGTGAAGGCAGTGGAGCAACTAGGCATTGATCAAGCCATTCCTTCTCGAATATTGGAATTAATGAAAGTGGAGGGCTTGACAAGGCATAATGTGGCAAGCCATCTCCAG AAGTATAGAATGCATAAGAGACAAATCTTGCCCAAGGAAGAACGAAAATGGTTGAATCTAAGAGAAAGGAGCTATTGTGTTAAAAGACCAATTATGGCATTTCCTCCATATCATTCTAATCACACCCTTCCTCTGCCTCCTGTATATCCTATGTGGGGACAATCTGGCAGTCCAACGGCTGGCATGCAGATTTGGGGCTCTCCAGGTTATCCCTTTTGGCATACTACTGCTGAAAATTGGCACTGGAAACCATTTCCAGGg ATGCATGCAGATGCATGGGGCTGTCCAGTGTTACCATTACCACCTCCTCAAACTCCTGGTTTTCCCTACTCTCAG AATATGCCTTCGTTGCTCAATGCTGATGCAGTGGATCACACATTTACCATGCCACAAAGTTCCTTCGAGCATTATCCG GCAGAGGAGGTAGTTGACAAGGTGGTGAAAGAGGCAATAAGCAAACCATGGCTACCCTTGCCCTTGGGTTTGAAACCTCCTTCCCCAGATAGTGTGTTGGCTGAGCTATCCAGGCAAGGCATTTCCAACATCCCTCCAAAGGGTTCAAATTCATGCTGA
- the LOC114412257 gene encoding two-component response regulator-like APRR2 isoform X3: MMKCIALGAVEFLRKPLSEDKLRNIWQHVVHKAFNARASILSESLKPVKESVVSMLQLQTDDEQHESRVSRDIEKVSRFVDNDHELSSGNDKYPAPSTPQLRQGTRLLDDGDCQEQTNCSTGKESGEHEGESKSVETTCGNLNAESTPQQRKSEITLVREEVESTPQQRKSEITLVKEEVDIVDASKGESVASPHTQKRKVLSNTDRNTKALIKVGVHSDSCEIRGNQKKIKVDWTPELHKTFVKAVEQLGIDQAIPSRILELMKVEGLTRHNVASHLQKYRMHKRQILPKEERKWLNLRERSYCVKRPIMAFPPYHSNHTLPLPPVYPMWGQSGSPTAGMQIWGSPGYPFWHTTAENWHWKPFPGMHADAWGCPVLPLPPPQTPGFPYSQNMPSLLNADAVDHTFTMPQSSFEHYPAEEVVDKVVKEAISKPWLPLPLGLKPPSPDSVLAELSRQGISNIPPKGSNSC, encoded by the exons ATGATGAAGTGCATAGCG cttGGTGCAGTTGAGTTCCTCAGAAAACCACTATCTGAGGACAAGCTCAGAAATATCTGGCAGCATGTGGTTCACAAG GCATTCAATGCCAGGGCAAGCATCCTGTCTGAATCACTTAAACCTGTCAAAGAATCTGTAGTGTCCATGTTGCAGCTCCAAACAGACGATGAACAACATGAAAGTAGAGTATCCAGGGATATAGAGAAAGTATCCCGCTTTGTTGATAATGATCATGAGTTGTCTTCTGGAAATGATAAATATCCAGCTCCTTCAACCCCACAATTGAGACAAGGGACGAGATTGTTGGATGATGGTGATTGCCAAGAGCAGACTAATTGCTCCACAGGAAAAGAAAGTGGGGAACATGAAGGAGAATCTAAATCTGTCGAAACTACATGTGGTAATTTGAATGCTGAAAGTACTCCTCAACAAAGGAAATCTGAAATTACTTTGGTTAGGGAGGAAGTTGAAAGTACTCCTCAACAAAGGAAATCTGAAATTACTTTGGTTAAGGAGGAAGTGGATATTGTTGATGCTTCCAAGGGTGAGAGTGTTGCTTCTCCACatacacaaaaaagaaaagttctAAGCAACACTGACAGAAATACAAAAGCTTTAATCAAAGTAGGTGTTCATAGTGATTCATGTGAGATAAGAGGAAAtcagaaaaagataaaa GTAGACTGGACACCTGAGCTGCACAAAACGTTTGTGAAGGCAGTGGAGCAACTAGGCATTGATCAAGCCATTCCTTCTCGAATATTGGAATTAATGAAAGTGGAGGGCTTGACAAGGCATAATGTGGCAAGCCATCTCCAG AAGTATAGAATGCATAAGAGACAAATCTTGCCCAAGGAAGAACGAAAATGGTTGAATCTAAGAGAAAGGAGCTATTGTGTTAAAAGACCAATTATGGCATTTCCTCCATATCATTCTAATCACACCCTTCCTCTGCCTCCTGTATATCCTATGTGGGGACAATCTGGCAGTCCAACGGCTGGCATGCAGATTTGGGGCTCTCCAGGTTATCCCTTTTGGCATACTACTGCTGAAAATTGGCACTGGAAACCATTTCCAGGg ATGCATGCAGATGCATGGGGCTGTCCAGTGTTACCATTACCACCTCCTCAAACTCCTGGTTTTCCCTACTCTCAG AATATGCCTTCGTTGCTCAATGCTGATGCAGTGGATCACACATTTACCATGCCACAAAGTTCCTTCGAGCATTATCCG GCAGAGGAGGTAGTTGACAAGGTGGTGAAAGAGGCAATAAGCAAACCATGGCTACCCTTGCCCTTGGGTTTGAAACCTCCTTCCCCAGATAGTGTGTTGGCTGAGCTATCCAGGCAAGGCATTTCCAACATCCCTCCAAAGGGTTCAAATTCATGCTGA